One window from the genome of Hippocampus zosterae strain Florida chromosome 7, ASM2543408v3, whole genome shotgun sequence encodes:
- the psmc5 gene encoding 26S proteasome regulatory subunit 8, which yields MEGDGTDNMEMGESKGGSGLRQYYLSKIEELQLTVNEKSQNLRRLQAQRNELNAKVRLLREELQLLQEQGSYVGEVVRVMDKKKVLVKVHPEGKFVVDVDKNIDINDVTPNCRVALRNDSYTLHKILPNKVDPLVSLMMVEKVPDSTYEMIGGLDKQIKEIKEVIELPVKHPELFEALGIAQPKGVLLYGPPGTGKTLLARAVAHHTDCTFIRVSGSELVQKFIGEGARMVRELFVMAREHAPSIIFMDEIDSIGSSRLEGGSGGDSEVQRTMLELLNQLDGFEATKNIKVIMATNRIDILDSALLRPGRIDRKIEFPPPNEEARLDILKIHSRKMNLTRGINLRKIAELMPGASGAEVKGVCTEAGMYALRERRVHVTQEDFEMAVAKVMQKDSEKNMSIKKLWK from the exons ATGGAGGGGGACGGCACTGACAAT atggagatgggcgagagtaAAGGTGGATCAGGTCTCCGCCAGTACTACTTATCGAAAATAGAAGAGTTGCAG TTGACCGTGAATGAGAAGAGCCAGAATCTCCGACGACTGCAAGCGCAGAGAAATGAACTCAATGCTAAAG tGCGTCTCCTCCGTGAGGAGCTGCAGTTGCTTCAGGAGCAAGGCTCCTACGTAGGAGAAGTGGTCAGGGTCATGGATAAAAAGAAAGTTTTGGTCAAG GTGCACCCAGAAGGGAAATTTGTGGTTGACGTGGATAAGAACATTGACATCAATGAC GTGACCCCGAACTGCCGCGTGGCTCTTCGCAACGACAGTTACACGCTGCACAAGATCCTCCCCAACAAGGTGGACCCTCTGGTGTCCCTCATGATGGTGGAGAAAGTCCCCGACTCCACCTATGAGATGATCGGCGGACTGGATAAGCAGATCAAGGAGATCAAGGAAGTCATCGAACTTCCCGTCAAGCACCCGGAACTTTTTGAAGCTCTGGGCATCGCGCAGCCCAAG GGCGTGCTGCTGTACGGACCTCCGGGGACGGGAAAGACCCTGCTTGCCAGAGCCGTGGCCCATCACACCGACTGCACCTTCATCCGGGTGTCGGGATCCGAGCTGGTGCAAAAGTTCATTGGGGAAG gTGCTCGGATGGTGCGCGAGCTGTTCGTCATGGCCCGGGAGCACGCgccctccatcatcttcatggACGAAATCGACTCCATCGGCTCCTCTCGCCTGGAAGGGGGCTCGGGCGGTGACAGTGAGGTGCAGAGGACCATGTTGGAGCTGCTCAACCAGCTGGACGGCTTCGAGGCCACCAAGAACATCAAG GTCATCATGGCCACCAACCGTATCGACATCTTGGACTCGGCTCTCCTGCGGCCAGGAAGGATCGACAGGAAGATTGAATTCCCTCCTCCGAACGAAGAG GCCCGTCTCGACATCCTCAAGATTCACTCCCGCAAGATGAACCTGACGCGCGGCATCAACCTGAGGAAGATCGCCGAGCTCATGCCCGGAGCGTCGGGCGCCGAGGTTAAG GGCGTGTGCACGGAGGCGGGCATGTACGCCCTGCGAGAGAGGAGAGTACACGTCACCCAGGAAGACTTTGAGATGGCTGTCGCAAAG GTGATGCAGAAAGACAGCGAGAAGAACATGTCCATCAAGAAGCTGTGGAAGTAG
- the LOC127603258 gene encoding MAGUK p55 subfamily member 3-like — translation MIPSSMPAASANTGGVACHPFRLHETLALLTSQLHPDANHKEDLVFLKEVFSEKSIGYLMKIHEKLKQHAKQSPTPVLRSASCLAEDLTEELQNGLLEEDEKELLLLLSAPHLKAVLSAHDTVARKNFDPVLPPLPEDADDELEEESVKIVRLVKNKEPLGATIRRDEATGAVIVARIMRGGAADRSGLVHVGDELREVNGNLITHKRPDEISHILSQSQGSITLKIIPAVTEEDKTRESRVYLRALFDYVPFEDRAAPCHEAGLPFKRGDILQVVSQEDATWWQAKRVGDCNLRAALIPSTHFQERRLRYRLKTGSFPSAASSSHVAAHDGDLGGKDGGDLHRSFRLKRERQRSPSEPRTPDGNRAEFLIYEEVALYLPRPGERPRLIVLLGSLGSRTAELKQKVIADNPRLYGLAVPHTTRPRKIHEREGVEYHFITKAAFEADIQAGKFLEYGEYKENLYGTSLESIHRILLENKICLVDVQPEALQVLRTSAFKPYVVFVRPSVFDSESKSLSSCSSLVSVAVTERDIQDMRRSAERMEQRYGHWLDYVLVKEEPLGAAAELHAVLERVRLEPQWVPVSWLRPS, via the exons ATGATTCCGTCAAGCATGCCCGCGGCGTCTGCAAACACAG GTGGCGTTGCGTGTCACCCGTTCCGTCTGCACGAGACTTTGGCCCTGCTCACCTCTCAGCTGCACCCCGATGCCAACCACAAGGAGGATCTGGTCTTCCTCAAAGAGGTCTTCAGTGAGAAGAGCATCGGCTACCTCATGAAG ATCCACGAGAAACTGAAGCAGCACGCGAAGCAGAGCCCGACGCCGGTCCTGCGCAGCGCCTCCTGCCTGGCGGAGGAT CTGACAGAGGAGCTCCAGAACGGGCTGCTGGAGGAGGACGAAAAAGAGCTGCTGCTTCTGCTCAGCGCCCCTCACCTCAAG GCCGTGCTGTCGGCCCACGACACGGTGGCCCGGAAGAACTTTGACCCGGTGCTGCCCCCCTTGCCCGAGGACGCCGACgacgagctggaggaggagtcGGTGAAGATCGTCCGATTGGTGAAGAACAAGGAGCCTCTG gGCGCGACAATCCGGCGCGACGAGGCCACCGGTGCCGTCATCGTGGCGCGGATCATGAGGGGGGGAGCGGCCGACCGCAGCG GTCTGGTGCACGTGGGGGACGAGCTGCGTGAGGTCAACGGCAACCTGATCACTCACAAAAGGCCGGACGAAATAAGTCACATTCTG TCCCAGTCGCAGGGCTCCATTACGTTGAAAATCATCCCAGCAGTCACTGAAGAGGACAAGACGAGGGAAAGCAGG GTCTACCTGCGGGCTTTGTTCGATTACGTGCCCTTTGAGGACCGAGCCGCGCCCTGTCACGAGGCGGGGCTTCCTTTTAAAAGGGGGGACATCCTACAGGTGGTGAGTCAGGAGGACGCCACCTGGTGGCAGGCCAAGAGAGTGGGCGACTGCAACCTGCGCGCCGCCCTCATCCCTTCCACGCACTTCCAGGAGAG GCGTCTGCGATACCGCCTGAAGACGGGCTCCTTCCCAAGCGCCGCGTCGTCCTCGCACGTGGCCGCAC ACGATGGCGACCTTGGGGGAAAAGACGGAG GTGACCTGCACAGAAGTTTCCGACTCAAGAGGGAGCGGCAGAGGTCTCCGAGTGAGCCTCGCACCCCCGACGGCAATCGCGCCGAATTCCTGATCTACGAGGAAGTGGCGCTTTatctgccccggcccggcgagAGGCCTCGTCTCATCGTGCTGCTCG GATCCCTGGGAAGTCGCACCGCCGAGCTCAAACAGAAGGTGATCGCTGACAATCCTCGACTTTACGGATTGGCTGTGCCTC ACACCACACGACCCAGGAAGATTCACGAGCGTGAGGGGGTGGAGTACCACTTCATCACCAAAGCCGCTTTTGAGGCCGACATCCAGGCGGGCAA GTTCCTTGAATACGGCGAGTATAAGGAGAATTTGTACGGCACCAGTTTGGAGTCCATTCACAGAATCCTGCTTGAGAATAAAATCTGCCTTGTGGACGTGCAACCGGAG GCATTGCAGGTTCTCCGCACGTCGGCGTTCAAGCCCTACGTCGTCTTTGTGAGACCCTCCGTCTTTGACAGCGAGAGCAAGTCTCTCAGCTCCTGTTCCTCGCTCGTCAGCGTCGCCGTCACC GAGCGCGACATCCAGGACATGAGGCGGTCAGCGGAGCGGATGGAGCAGCGCTACGGCCACTGGCTGGATTACGTGCTGGTCAAGGAGGAGCCGCtgggcgccgccgccgagctCCACGCCGTGCTGGAGCGGGTGCGCTTGGAGCCCCAGTGGGTGCCCGTGTCCTGGCTCAGGCCCTCCTAG